A single genomic interval of Fibrobacter sp. UWB4 harbors:
- a CDS encoding peptidylprolyl isomerase: MLTWINEKAKWVIVIFAAGIAIGLLAMDRVPDQGRSYPIGIVNDTKISYTDFDSRVKMIVQNQYQNQHLDDEQYSQLRAQVFSSFVRQALFAEQYEKAELSASVAELKNEFKRNSDAVRARLVQEAQAHLYAIQQQATSQEDLIQRSQAYLSSLPKFLTDTTFNKADYDAWIETPAAYRWNSMLMLEDEMKNNTIPARQLQTLVGASVHPTSLEAKWSVERRMTDYELQVAVAPSSAFVVDSNSVDSVMVAGYFNAHIDSFFVKNDAAQFQYVSLPVEATAADDASIREYAMTLYYQLTDSSSATTFEDMARVSSEDPGSAEKGGILSEDFVGRGTYVKPFEDAAFALDSGKISEPVRSQFGYHIIKSYGNVKNAKGEVEKVKVGHILLTVTASSNTIDSLEKILTNIKKDVDAGSDLLTEAQARGLEVKTSEWVSRDGNIAAFGYLKGLASFAWPNENLPKEESEISGVLRNNKWVVIAKKVGAFKAGERSLALYYNDIKETLLKQKAGKAAEVYLNSVAAQVKAWNPADTAAKIEKIELETKNASVDGFVPGFGYGNAQIARVVGKAKAGEWTAPVVAENGAVMVKVVSKKTPSVEEVEDAIKQDVENSYRFGVMTAFNDYVTTLEASTPVKSNLDLFYRD; encoded by the coding sequence ATGTTAACCTGGATTAATGAAAAAGCCAAGTGGGTAATTGTGATCTTTGCCGCCGGTATCGCCATCGGTCTTCTCGCCATGGACCGTGTTCCGGATCAGGGACGTAGCTATCCTATCGGCATTGTCAACGACACCAAGATTTCTTACACGGACTTTGATTCTCGCGTGAAGATGATCGTGCAGAATCAGTACCAGAACCAGCACTTGGACGACGAACAGTACTCCCAGCTCCGCGCTCAGGTGTTCTCCAGCTTCGTTCGTCAGGCTCTCTTTGCTGAACAGTACGAAAAGGCCGAACTGAGTGCCTCGGTTGCCGAACTCAAGAACGAGTTCAAGCGCAATTCCGATGCTGTCCGCGCACGTTTGGTCCAGGAAGCTCAGGCTCACCTCTATGCTATCCAGCAGCAGGCTACTTCTCAGGAAGACCTGATCCAGCGCTCTCAGGCTTACCTCAGCTCTTTGCCGAAGTTCCTCACGGACACGACTTTCAACAAGGCTGATTACGATGCTTGGATTGAAACTCCGGCCGCATACCGCTGGAACTCCATGCTCATGCTCGAAGACGAAATGAAGAACAACACTATTCCGGCTCGTCAACTTCAGACGCTGGTCGGCGCTTCTGTCCATCCGACTTCTCTTGAAGCCAAGTGGAGCGTTGAACGTCGCATGACGGATTACGAACTGCAGGTGGCGGTTGCTCCGAGTTCTGCATTTGTTGTGGATTCCAATTCCGTGGATAGCGTGATGGTCGCTGGCTACTTCAATGCTCATATTGATAGCTTCTTTGTTAAGAATGACGCTGCCCAGTTCCAGTATGTTTCCCTCCCGGTCGAAGCTACTGCCGCTGATGACGCTAGCATTCGCGAATACGCTATGACGCTTTACTACCAGCTCACGGACTCCTCTTCCGCTACGACATTCGAAGACATGGCTCGCGTTTCTTCTGAAGATCCGGGCAGTGCTGAAAAGGGCGGTATCTTGAGCGAAGATTTCGTTGGCCGTGGCACTTACGTGAAGCCGTTCGAAGACGCTGCTTTTGCTCTTGATTCCGGCAAGATTTCTGAACCGGTCCGTTCCCAGTTCGGTTACCACATCATCAAGTCTTACGGTAATGTAAAGAATGCCAAGGGTGAAGTTGAAAAGGTCAAGGTTGGCCACATCCTCCTCACTGTTACGGCTTCTTCCAATACAATCGATAGCCTCGAAAAGATCCTCACCAACATCAAGAAGGATGTCGATGCTGGCTCTGACTTGCTCACCGAAGCTCAGGCTCGTGGTCTTGAAGTCAAGACTTCTGAATGGGTTTCTCGTGATGGCAACATTGCTGCATTTGGCTACCTCAAGGGTCTTGCTTCTTTCGCTTGGCCGAACGAAAACCTCCCGAAGGAAGAAAGCGAAATTTCTGGTGTGCTCAGAAACAACAAGTGGGTTGTCATTGCCAAGAAGGTTGGTGCATTTAAGGCTGGCGAACGTAGCCTCGCTCTCTACTACAATGACATCAAGGAAACGCTCCTCAAGCAGAAGGCTGGCAAGGCTGCCGAAGTCTACTTGAACTCTGTCGCCGCCCAGGTCAAGGCTTGGAATCCGGCTGATACGGCTGCCAAGATTGAAAAGATCGAACTTGAAACCAAGAATGCTTCTGTTGACGGCTTTGTTCCGGGCTTTGGCTACGGCAATGCTCAGATCGCACGAGTTGTGGGCAAGGCTAAGGCTGGCGAATGGACTGCTCCGGTTGTCGCCGAAAACGGCGCCGTGATGGTCAAGGTCGTATCCAAGAAGACTCCGTCTGTTGAAGAAGTTGAAGACGCCATCAAGCAGGATGTCGAAAACTCCTACCGCTTTGGCGTGATGACCGCTTTCAACGACTACGTGACGACTCTTGAAGCTTCTACGCCGGTCAAGAGCAATCTCGACCTCTTCTACAGAGACTAG
- a CDS encoding OmpA family protein, giving the protein MRMISRIALSAMVAVSFASAGKLAPNKTHAVLNVTYTNNEDVPHANKKLTFVGQNKGKKVVVTTDVYGEASFHIPREDTYTILCESLTGPFECGETPYVSRTASTGGISVVFDDTRSELTGVTFKAGSAELVPSSLKTLDAAIAGLKRNPKAKIEVEGHTSSDGSAELNQQLSEDRANSVRSYMIEQGIDAERVTAVGYGPSRPKASNSSEAGRRANRRIELKVLNADEVNF; this is encoded by the coding sequence ATGAGAATGATATCCCGCATTGCCCTTTCGGCTATGGTGGCTGTTTCTTTTGCATCTGCCGGCAAGCTCGCGCCGAATAAGACGCACGCTGTGTTGAATGTGACATATACGAACAACGAAGATGTTCCGCATGCAAATAAAAAACTTACGTTTGTAGGTCAAAATAAAGGCAAGAAGGTGGTGGTGACGACGGACGTGTATGGCGAAGCGAGTTTCCATATTCCACGTGAAGATACTTACACGATTTTGTGCGAAAGCCTGACCGGCCCGTTTGAATGCGGCGAGACTCCATATGTTTCCCGTACGGCTAGCACGGGGGGAATTTCCGTTGTCTTTGACGATACTCGTTCGGAACTTACGGGTGTGACGTTCAAGGCTGGAAGCGCAGAGCTTGTTCCTAGTTCTTTGAAAACGCTTGATGCTGCAATTGCTGGGCTGAAACGTAATCCGAAGGCCAAGATCGAGGTGGAAGGCCATACGAGTAGCGATGGCTCCGCAGAACTCAACCAGCAACTTTCCGAAGACCGCGCGAATAGTGTCCGCAGCTACATGATCGAACAGGGAATCGATGCGGAGCGCGTGACTGCTGTGGGTTATGGCCCGAGCCGTCCTAAAGCGAGCAATTCAAGTGAAGCGGGCCGCCGTGCTAACCGCCGCATTGAACTCAAAGTGCTCAACGCCGACGAAGTGAATTTCTAA
- a CDS encoding S1 RNA-binding domain-containing protein yields MELGRINRARVESITPQGYYLELETGGSVLLPGNRNKFTLVEGEIIDVFVYTDSEDRPIATLDKPLAQVGEFAVLTVKEVNRVGAFLDWGLNKDLFLPFKQQLGELQKGDRCVVFVLEDEKSGRIIATEKIKSFIDPDTNDLHIGQRVELAAYEVTPDYVDCLVDYRYTGRLMMTPGMERIYIGDTMPGFIQRFTSDGKITLNLTPIGYKGMMKSESPNAVLQKLEEAGGFLPYGDHTDPETIRREFGMSKKTFKKIIGTLFREEKIVIEEDGIRAV; encoded by the coding sequence ATGGAACTTGGAAGAATTAACCGCGCACGCGTGGAGTCTATCACCCCGCAAGGTTACTACCTGGAACTTGAAACTGGCGGCAGCGTACTCCTCCCCGGCAACCGCAACAAATTCACGCTTGTCGAAGGCGAAATCATTGACGTGTTCGTTTACACGGATTCCGAAGACCGCCCGATTGCAACGCTTGACAAGCCGCTCGCTCAGGTAGGCGAATTTGCGGTGCTCACAGTCAAGGAAGTCAACCGCGTTGGCGCATTCTTGGACTGGGGTCTCAACAAGGACTTGTTCCTCCCCTTCAAGCAACAGCTCGGTGAATTGCAGAAAGGCGACCGTTGCGTTGTCTTTGTTCTCGAAGACGAAAAGAGCGGACGCATCATCGCCACAGAAAAGATCAAGAGCTTTATCGATCCAGACACAAACGACCTCCACATCGGCCAGCGCGTAGAACTCGCCGCTTACGAAGTCACGCCCGACTACGTCGATTGCCTCGTGGATTACCGCTACACGGGCCGCCTCATGATGACGCCCGGCATGGAACGCATCTACATCGGCGATACGATGCCCGGATTTATCCAGCGTTTTACAAGCGACGGAAAGATTACGCTCAACTTGACTCCGATCGGCTACAAGGGCATGATGAAAAGCGAAAGCCCCAATGCGGTCTTGCAAAAGCTCGAAGAAGCAGGCGGATTCCTCCCCTACGGCGACCACACCGACCCGGAAACCATCCGTCGCGAATTCGGCATGTCCAAGAAGACCTTCAAGAAGATTATCGGGACGCTCTTCCGCGAAGAAAAAATCGTCATCGAAGAAGACGGGATTCGCGCAGTTTAA
- a CDS encoding DUF5662 family protein, translated as MFHPIRHFITITKHRNEVVRLCFKAGIGLQGLFHDLSKYSPTEFIPGAKYYTGKESPNNGERRDTGMSLAWMHHKGRNKHHFEFWYDYDMKTKKIVPMDMPDRYIKEMFCDRVAASKTYNKKSYTQESPLQYLTKSTAHEKMTETTYKKLLFLLKKLATDGEKETLKFMRHCKELPTE; from the coding sequence ATGTTCCACCCGATCCGGCACTTCATCACAATTACCAAGCACAGAAACGAAGTCGTTCGGCTTTGCTTTAAGGCCGGTATCGGGTTGCAGGGACTGTTCCACGATTTATCGAAGTACAGTCCCACCGAATTTATTCCTGGTGCAAAATATTACACGGGCAAGGAATCGCCAAACAACGGCGAACGCCGCGACACGGGCATGAGCCTTGCTTGGATGCACCACAAAGGGCGCAACAAACACCACTTTGAATTCTGGTACGATTACGACATGAAGACAAAAAAAATCGTGCCGATGGACATGCCGGACCGCTACATCAAGGAGATGTTCTGCGACCGCGTGGCCGCCTCCAAGACTTACAACAAGAAAAGCTACACGCAAGAATCTCCGCTCCAGTATTTGACGAAAAGCACCGCGCACGAGAAGATGACGGAGACGACTTACAAGAAATTGTTGTTCTTGCTCAAGAAGCTTGCGACGGATGGCGAAAAAGAAACGCTTAAGTTTATGCGGCATTGCAAAGAACTGCCGACGGAATAA
- a CDS encoding ABC-F family ATP-binding cassette domain-containing protein, giving the protein MLNVSNVSLQYGSRVLFKEVNLSFKRGNCYGVIGANGAGKSTFLKILSGELEPNTGEVTKDPGERIAVLKQDHFAYENNTVLETVMMGFPELYELGKKRDELYALPEMTEEQGMQAMEIETRFGEIGGYEADSNAAVLLKGLGIPEEFHYNLMSDLDGGQKIRVLLAQALFGNPDILLLDEPTNHLDLETVGWLEDYLERFENIVIVVSHDRHFLNAVCTHTCDIDYGKINIYGGNYEFWYAASQLAQKQRKDQNRRAEEKIEELKAFIRRFASNAAKAKQATSRKKLLDKMTVEEMPASSRKFPWVNFKMDREPGKIVLEVKNATIDGGDGIICKGLNFSLGNQDKVALVGEFDTLKTAFFQLIAEETKAPEGVLKWGNTISYNYFPKNNDAYFKTDFSLVDWLRQYSKEQDETFIRGFLGRMLFTGEEALKSANVLSGGEKVRCMLSKMMLSNANCLLLDEPTAHLDLEAITALNNGLKAFQGPVIFCSQDHEFVQTIANRVLELTPNGIVDRSITFDEWLESKKTKKK; this is encoded by the coding sequence ATGCTTAATGTTTCTAATGTCAGTCTTCAGTATGGTAGCCGCGTCCTCTTCAAGGAAGTGAACCTTTCCTTCAAGAGAGGCAACTGCTACGGTGTCATCGGCGCAAACGGTGCCGGCAAATCCACATTCCTCAAGATTCTTTCGGGCGAACTCGAACCGAACACGGGTGAAGTCACGAAGGACCCGGGCGAACGTATCGCCGTCCTTAAGCAAGACCACTTTGCTTACGAAAACAACACTGTCCTCGAAACCGTGATGATGGGTTTCCCGGAACTCTACGAACTTGGCAAGAAGCGCGACGAACTTTACGCGCTCCCTGAAATGACCGAAGAACAGGGCATGCAGGCCATGGAAATCGAAACGCGCTTTGGCGAAATCGGCGGTTACGAAGCCGACTCCAACGCAGCCGTGCTTCTCAAGGGTCTTGGCATTCCCGAAGAATTCCACTACAACTTGATGTCGGACCTCGACGGCGGTCAGAAAATTCGCGTACTCCTCGCCCAAGCTCTGTTTGGCAACCCGGACATTTTGCTCTTGGACGAACCGACGAACCACCTTGACTTGGAAACAGTCGGCTGGCTCGAAGACTACCTCGAACGCTTCGAAAACATCGTGATCGTGGTGAGCCATGACCGTCACTTCTTGAACGCCGTCTGTACGCACACTTGCGATATCGACTACGGCAAGATCAACATTTACGGCGGTAACTACGAATTCTGGTACGCAGCAAGCCAGCTCGCCCAGAAGCAGCGCAAGGACCAGAACCGCCGCGCTGAAGAAAAGATCGAAGAATTGAAGGCATTCATCCGCCGCTTCGCATCGAATGCCGCTAAGGCCAAGCAGGCCACCAGCCGTAAGAAGCTTTTGGACAAGATGACCGTCGAAGAAATGCCGGCATCGAGCCGTAAGTTCCCGTGGGTGAACTTCAAGATGGACCGCGAACCGGGCAAGATCGTGCTCGAAGTCAAGAACGCCACAATCGACGGCGGCGACGGCATCATCTGCAAGGGTCTGAACTTCTCGCTCGGCAACCAGGACAAGGTTGCGCTCGTCGGTGAATTCGACACGCTCAAGACCGCGTTCTTCCAGCTCATTGCCGAAGAAACCAAGGCTCCGGAAGGTGTGCTCAAGTGGGGCAACACCATCAGCTACAACTACTTCCCGAAGAACAACGACGCCTACTTCAAGACGGACTTCTCCCTCGTGGATTGGCTGCGCCAGTACAGCAAGGAACAGGACGAAACGTTCATCCGCGGATTCCTCGGCCGTATGCTCTTTACCGGTGAAGAAGCCCTCAAGAGCGCAAACGTGCTCTCCGGTGGTGAAAAGGTACGCTGCATGCTTTCGAAGATGATGCTCTCGAACGCAAACTGCTTGTTGCTCGACGAACCGACCGCTCACCTCGATTTGGAAGCCATTACCGCTTTGAACAACGGCCTCAAGGCTTTCCAGGGTCCGGTCATCTTCTGCTCTCAGGACCATGAATTTGTTCAAACGATCGCAAACCGCGTCTTGGAACTCACGCCGAATGGCATTGTTGACCGCAGCATTACCTTCGACGAATGGCTTGAAAGCAAGAAGACCAAGAAGAAGTAA
- a CDS encoding CAP domain-containing protein: MNFNLFDRMANYAICASFALAMSCALSGCSDERHESSVNAVDVINDESSSSVKSLSSSSTANSFFSGTWREDCLAKINEYRATENLDPLTLAPEEKQVCTDKEAADDLAENKAHGHFGNCGEGAQNSGPNFNTSWRRTATEATDAYLKMMWEDEKALVTSGERDPDKKEDYSYIGHYLNMKGNYKTVACGIALSKDGKKGWLNINFFRK; the protein is encoded by the coding sequence ATGAATTTTAATTTGTTTGATCGTATGGCGAATTACGCCATTTGCGCATCTTTTGCTCTTGCGATGTCTTGTGCTTTGTCGGGTTGTTCCGATGAACGTCATGAGTCGTCCGTTAATGCTGTAGATGTGATTAATGATGAAAGTTCGTCTTCTGTCAAAAGCTTGTCTTCGTCCTCAACAGCAAATTCCTTTTTTAGCGGAACCTGGCGCGAAGATTGCCTTGCTAAAATCAACGAATACCGGGCAACTGAAAATCTTGACCCGCTGACGCTTGCACCCGAAGAAAAGCAGGTTTGTACGGACAAGGAAGCCGCTGATGACCTCGCTGAAAACAAGGCTCACGGTCACTTTGGCAACTGCGGCGAAGGCGCTCAAAACTCGGGTCCGAATTTCAACACTTCATGGCGTAGGACGGCAACTGAAGCAACCGATGCCTACCTTAAGATGATGTGGGAAGATGAAAAGGCTCTCGTGACAAGCGGCGAGCGCGATCCCGACAAAAAAGAGGATTATTCCTACATTGGCCATTACCTCAATATGAAGGGCAATTACAAAACAGTCGCCTGCGGTATCGCACTCTCGAAAGATGGCAAAAAAGGCTGGCTGAATATCAATTTCTTCAGAAAGTAA
- a CDS encoding DUF3575 domain-containing protein, with protein MKSRSKFFIFILTFVALAFSASYADSPKPAKKGGLLGSLFPVEEDEAIHRGNFQTGATLFLLQGSSDDDALNIIFGDIYKAEGYTFTAEAFGGYFVRDAMAIGTRVGYSRTYADVDFSILEDLADIKQHRKYLSNGFFVQPFLKNYLKVLDSKTIYFFNETSLTVEYSYGISQSDDGEDVSKTKNHGWTFKFGINPGLSIMVLDRLAFETSVGLLGLNSSWMTIEENDETRSKVSYNIVNFKINLLALDFSLVYFF; from the coding sequence ATGAAATCAAGGTCAAAATTTTTCATTTTTATCCTGACTTTTGTCGCGCTTGCATTTTCGGCTTCGTATGCCGATTCTCCGAAGCCTGCTAAAAAAGGAGGGCTTCTTGGAAGTCTTTTCCCTGTTGAAGAAGATGAAGCGATTCATCGCGGGAATTTTCAAACTGGTGCCACGCTTTTTTTGCTTCAGGGTAGCTCTGATGACGATGCCTTAAATATCATTTTTGGCGATATCTACAAGGCTGAAGGCTACACCTTCACCGCAGAAGCGTTTGGCGGGTATTTTGTCCGTGATGCAATGGCCATTGGCACCCGTGTAGGGTATAGCCGTACCTATGCCGATGTTGATTTTTCGATTCTCGAAGATCTTGCGGATATTAAACAGCACCGTAAGTATTTAAGCAATGGATTTTTTGTTCAGCCGTTCCTCAAGAATTATTTGAAAGTCCTTGATTCCAAGACAATTTATTTTTTCAACGAAACATCTCTTACTGTGGAATATTCCTATGGAATTTCTCAGTCGGATGATGGTGAAGATGTCTCGAAAACTAAAAATCACGGCTGGACATTTAAGTTCGGTATTAACCCGGGACTTTCCATAATGGTCTTGGATCGTTTGGCGTTTGAAACATCCGTAGGTCTTTTGGGACTGAACTCTTCGTGGATGACGATTGAAGAAAATGATGAAACCCGTAGTAAGGTTTCGTACAATATTGTGAATTTTAAGATAAACTTGTTGGCACTTGACTTTTCGTTGGTGTATTTCTTCTAG
- a CDS encoding PCMD domain-containing protein, with protein MLFENFNHTKNGYCAGVALSLLGLIAIVLLNGCSADYDTLGVSDYRNLEEISFAEQDGSSMVYSAEHSMEFDFVAPPESLETWDSLTVENIDLSHFASLYLVDDKIKEFPEDSLEFDSLAEKVSYSKSALKPGDKIRVPSSHVVYVVVVSESGKKSIWKLILNVPESEKSSSSVKNATSSSSAKKTSSSSAKKATSSSSAKSATSSSSAKSAASSSSAGNSSGKSSSSSLGSSSSKDGKPVESSSSVANESLGSSDSVSESPAPRILSLSIAGKSAEFDEDRKTFHVDDLDFRTDLTSIELSEMELSEGATANVEVGESYDFGAGIQVTVTNANDESETYTVKAGYQLPGSNFNSWKGDDVTPDSIWGNANTILTTTEKITSGSMIGAKIQTSSALTKTASGSLYTAVFNPKGVGTLSMASSSTWPDGNELLDFGKPFNARPEFMEVKFSYEGKGDSCDIYILLENRTGDKNVNRKSSDVNKLVASAWFRSTKADNSGRENPDVVSVSAPDENGMRTLRLKLQYGVPLAGSPIENSSTFNTKLESSNKSAINNGLVQGSGDEPVTHIRVVFASSADGNHYKGTKGAILVIDEMKLIY; from the coding sequence ATGTTGTTTGAAAATTTTAATCATACGAAAAATGGATATTGCGCAGGTGTCGCGCTCTCGCTCCTTGGACTTATCGCTATTGTACTTTTGAATGGCTGCTCTGCGGATTACGATACTTTGGGAGTCTCGGATTACCGCAATCTGGAAGAAATTTCATTTGCTGAACAGGATGGATCTTCCATGGTGTATTCTGCAGAACATAGCATGGAATTTGATTTTGTTGCGCCGCCTGAATCACTTGAAACTTGGGACTCTTTAACTGTTGAAAATATTGACTTGAGCCATTTTGCATCGCTTTATTTAGTTGATGATAAAATAAAAGAATTTCCTGAGGATTCGTTGGAATTTGATTCTTTGGCTGAGAAGGTTTCTTATTCAAAGAGTGCTTTAAAACCTGGCGATAAAATCCGAGTACCATCTAGCCATGTTGTTTATGTTGTTGTTGTTTCCGAAAGCGGAAAGAAATCCATTTGGAAGTTGATTTTGAACGTCCCTGAAAGTGAAAAATCTAGCAGTTCTGTGAAAAACGCTACATCTAGTAGTTCTGCGAAAAAAACGTCGAGCAGTTCTGCAAAAAAAGCAACATCTAGCAGCTCGGCAAAATCTGCAACATCCAGCAGCTCGGCAAAGTCGGCGGCTTCTAGTAGCTCGGCTGGCAACAGTTCCGGCAAGTCTAGCAGCAGTTCTTTGGGGTCTAGCAGTTCAAAGGATGGCAAACCTGTTGAATCGTCGTCTAGCGTTGCGAATGAATCGCTCGGTTCTAGCGATTCTGTAAGTGAAAGCCCGGCTCCGCGCATCCTCTCGCTTTCCATCGCAGGCAAATCCGCTGAATTTGACGAGGATCGTAAAACATTCCACGTGGACGATCTGGATTTTCGCACAGACCTCACATCGATTGAACTTTCTGAAATGGAACTTTCAGAAGGCGCTACAGCAAATGTCGAAGTGGGTGAGTCTTATGACTTTGGTGCTGGCATTCAAGTGACCGTCACGAATGCAAACGATGAATCTGAAACGTACACTGTCAAGGCGGGCTATCAGCTGCCGGGTTCAAATTTCAACTCCTGGAAAGGTGATGATGTCACGCCAGATTCCATCTGGGGCAATGCCAATACCATTTTGACGACGACGGAAAAAATCACGTCTGGCTCCATGATTGGTGCAAAAATCCAGACGAGTTCTGCTCTTACAAAAACGGCAAGCGGAAGCCTTTACACGGCGGTCTTTAATCCCAAAGGCGTCGGTACTCTCTCGATGGCGAGTTCTTCGACATGGCCCGATGGCAACGAACTCCTGGACTTTGGCAAGCCTTTTAACGCCCGCCCTGAATTCATGGAAGTCAAGTTCAGCTACGAAGGTAAAGGCGACAGCTGCGACATTTACATCCTTCTTGAAAATCGCACCGGCGACAAGAATGTCAACCGCAAGTCCAGCGACGTGAACAAGCTGGTCGCCTCTGCTTGGTTCCGTTCCACAAAGGCCGATAATTCCGGCCGCGAGAATCCGGATGTCGTGAGCGTCTCGGCACCGGACGAAAATGGCATGCGTACGCTCCGTCTCAAGCTCCAGTACGGCGTGCCGCTCGCTGGTTCACCGATTGAAAATTCTTCGACGTTCAACACGAAACTTGAATCCTCGAACAAGTCCGCCATCAACAACGGCTTGGTGCAGGGGTCAGGCGACGAACCCGTGACGCATATCCGCGTGGTCTTTGCATCGAGTGCCGATGGCAACCATTACAAGGGTACAAAGGGTGCGATACTCGTCATTGACGAAATGAAGCTGATATATTAA
- a CDS encoding ABC transporter permease subunit (The N-terminal region of this protein, as described by TIGR01726, is a three transmembrane segment that identifies a subfamily of ABC transporter permease subunits, which specificities that include histidine, arginine, glutamine, glutamate, L-cystine (sic), the opines (in Agrobacterium) octopine and nopaline, etc.) — protein MIRKLYLPLLIALFSLALTSCQSEKQTVIPNRVHSISDLGHKKVGVQIGNTADIYASDFGGDTAKIDVERYTKLADAVQALLQGKIDAVMSDDQPAKAFVLQNPSLRILEEVFVEEMYAGVVAKGNEALLDSVNQALEAMKKDGVYDSLFNTYIYRSGDYHYQKKVTEGPKLVVSTNAQFPPYEYYENTKIVGLDIEIVNYIADYLNRTVEIQDIEFDAIINAVASGKADVGFSGFTVTEERKKSINFTTPYTLSKVVVIVRGDQAVESEESFGDHVYKNFVKDSRWKFIVEGLRNTLVISFFAAILGIMIGFVIAQIRTSNEFNGRFKVLNWFAKAYLAVIRGTPMMIQLLIIYYIVFSSVNINKILVAIVAFGINSGAYVSEIIRSGIKGVDPGQIEAGRSLGLKFRTVLYYIVYPQAFKNSLPALTNEFISLIKETSICGYIGLTDLTRGGDIIRSMTYEAMLPLLAVAAIYFIIVAGLSACVAKLEKRLKKNER, from the coding sequence ATGATACGAAAGTTATATCTCCCTCTTCTTATTGCTCTGTTCTCGCTCGCACTCACATCGTGCCAAAGCGAGAAACAGACCGTCATCCCCAACAGGGTTCATTCCATCAGCGATCTCGGCCACAAAAAAGTGGGCGTACAGATTGGCAACACCGCCGATATTTATGCGTCGGACTTTGGTGGCGACACGGCTAAAATCGATGTCGAACGCTACACGAAGCTTGCCGATGCCGTGCAAGCGTTGTTGCAGGGGAAGATTGACGCGGTCATGAGTGACGACCAGCCCGCTAAGGCTTTCGTGCTCCAGAATCCGTCGCTCCGCATTCTCGAAGAAGTCTTCGTCGAAGAAATGTACGCAGGCGTTGTCGCGAAGGGCAACGAAGCGCTTTTGGATTCTGTGAACCAGGCGCTTGAAGCAATGAAGAAGGATGGCGTTTACGATTCTCTCTTCAATACGTACATTTATCGTTCGGGCGATTATCACTATCAGAAGAAAGTGACCGAAGGCCCGAAGCTTGTGGTTTCGACCAACGCTCAATTCCCGCCATACGAATATTACGAGAACACGAAAATTGTCGGTCTCGATATCGAAATCGTGAACTACATTGCCGATTACCTCAACCGCACTGTTGAAATTCAAGACATTGAATTCGACGCGATTATCAATGCGGTCGCATCGGGCAAGGCTGATGTCGGTTTCTCGGGATTCACCGTTACCGAAGAACGCAAGAAGTCCATCAACTTCACGACTCCGTACACGCTCTCGAAAGTCGTCGTGATTGTTCGCGGTGACCAAGCTGTAGAAAGTGAAGAAAGCTTTGGCGACCATGTCTACAAGAATTTCGTGAAGGATTCCCGCTGGAAGTTCATTGTCGAAGGTCTCCGCAACACGCTCGTGATTTCGTTCTTTGCGGCTATCCTTGGCATCATGATTGGCTTTGTGATTGCGCAGATTCGCACGAGCAATGAATTTAACGGTCGTTTCAAGGTACTGAATTGGTTTGCGAAGGCATACCTCGCCGTGATTCGCGGTACGCCGATGATGATCCAGCTCCTTATCATTTACTACATCGTCTTCTCGTCGGTGAACATCAACAAGATTCTCGTCGCCATTGTCGCATTCGGCATCAACTCGGGCGCGTACGTTTCCGAAATCATCCGCAGTGGCATCAAGGGCGTTGATCCAGGACAGATCGAAGCGGGCCGTAGCCTTGGCCTCAAGTTCCGCACGGTGCTTTATTACATCGTTTACCCGCAGGCGTTCAAGAACTCGCTCCCGGCTCTCACGAACGAATTTATCTCGCTCATCAAGGAAACTTCCATTTGCGGTTACATCGGCCTTACCGACCTTACTCGCGGTGGCGATATCATCCGCAGTATGACTTACGAAGCCATGCTCCCGCTCCTTGCTGTGGCTGCTATTTACTTTATCATTGTCGCCGGGCTTTCGGCTTGTGTTGCAAAACTTGAAAAGAGGTTGAAGAAAAATGAACGCTAA